In Humulus lupulus chromosome 6, drHumLupu1.1, whole genome shotgun sequence, a single genomic region encodes these proteins:
- the LOC133782184 gene encoding transcription factor bHLH35, with protein MENIGEEYNHYWETTMFLQTEELDHSWGGGLEDAAFSGDYDSSSPDGAASSAASKNIVSERNRRKKLNERLFALRAVVPNISKMDKASIIKDAIEYIQELHEQERRIQAEIIELESNNKGSKKNLGYDFDQELPILLRSKKKKIDQQPYDSSGSRCSGSISPIEDLELRVTYMGEKTLVVSLTCSKRTDTMVKLCEVFESLKLKIITANITAFSGRLSKTVIIEADEDEKEHLKIKIETAIAALNDPRSPMSI; from the exons ATGGAAAACATTGGCGAAGAGTACAACCATTATTGGGAAACCACCATGTTTCTCCAAACTGAAGAGCTAGATCACAG TTGGGGTGGTGGGTTAGAAGATGCGGCGTTTTCTGGGGACTACGACTCGAGCTCGCCGGACGGGGCTGCATCGTCGGCGGCATCTAAGAATATTGTGTCGGAGAGGAATAGGAGGAAGAAGCTCAATGAAAGGTTGTTTGCCCTTAGAGCAGTGGTACCCAACATTAGCAAG ATGGACAAAGCTTCTATAATCAAGGACGCAATTGAATATATCCAAGAGCTTCATGAACAGGAAAGAAGAATACAAGCTGAAATAATTGAGCTAGAATCAAATAATAAAGGAAGTAAGAAGAATTTGGGTTATGATTTTGATCAAGAATTGCCAATTTTGTTGagatcaaagaagaagaagattgatCAACAACCATATGATTCAAGTGGATCAAGATGTAGTGGTTCTATTTCCCCAATTGAAGATCTTGAG CTAAGAGTGACATATATGGGAGAGAAGACTTTGGTGGTTAGTTTAACATGTAGTAAAAGGACGGACACAATGGTCAAGCTGTGTGAGGTGTTCGAATCTTTGAAGCTCAAAATTATTACAGCTAATATTACTGCTTTTTCTGGGAGGCTTTCCAAAACAGTCATCATTGAG GCTGATGAAGATGAGAAAGAGCATTTAAAGATCAAAATTGAGACGGCCATCGCAGCCCTAAATGATCCACGAAGTCCTATGAgcatttga
- the LOC133785125 gene encoding uncharacterized protein LOC133785125 — MKSLAESLNAAGQLISDDELLLHILAGLGHGYHPMVVTITSSRDSISLQEVQFLLQIQEMRLDQLNSPTSDVFSPTANVATNQRHSFYAMGPNLSSGYGSPPFSSGRGCGSANRIVWQLCNRSSHNANKYYHIFEISFQGNSSSTAVNTTPQHVLPPPSTAGQQALFASLSALSYCAWFIDSGASHQIANNASSLTHNSENKATYSSL; from the coding sequence ATGAAAAGTCTTGCTGAAAGCTTAAATGCTGCTGGTCAACTTATAAGTGATGATGAATTGTTGCTTCATATTTTGGCAGGTTTAGGTCATGGCTATCACCCTATGGTAGTCACTATCACCTCTTCCCGTGACTCAATCTCCCTCCAAGAAGTTCAGTTTCTTCTTCAAATCCAGGAAATGAGACTCGATCAACTCAATTCCCCTACTTCTGATGTCTTTTCTCCTACTGCAAATGTGGCCACCAACCAACGCCATTCCTTTTATGCTATGGGTCCCAATCTCTCTTCTGGCTACGGGTCTCCTCCCTTCAGTAGTGGGCGGGGTTGTGGCTCCGCAAATCGAATTGTCTGGCAGCTATGCAATAGATCGAGTCACAATGCCAATAAGTATTACCACATATTTGAAATTTCTTTCCAAGGAAACTCATCCTCCACAGCTGTCAATACCACACCCCAGCATGTGTTACCACCACCTTCCACCGCGGGTCAACAAGCCTTGTTTGCTTCTCTAAGTGCCCTTTCTTACTGTGCTTGGTTCATTGACAGTGGAGCCTCCCATCAGATCGCCAATAACGCTTCCTCTCTCACTCACAACTCAGAGAATAAAGCCACTTATAGCTCATTATAG